The following coding sequences lie in one Vibrio sp. ED004 genomic window:
- a CDS encoding putative 2-aminoethylphosphonate ABC transporter permease subunit: MESTQMMQSKLLFQRRVQPFLARLSKDNVILFGLLAFLSVVMTLFILMPLWAMLKKSVQNADGEFVGLQNFATYFASQSLWQSVGNTFTLGLLVTTVVGVLAFGYAYALTRSCMPFKGLFQVLGSAPILAPSLLPAISLIFLFGNQGIAKEVLGGNSVYGLIGISLGLIFWTFPHALMILTTSLRTSDARLYEAARALNTSSLKTFFMVTLPAAKYGLISTLIVVFTLVVCDFGVPKVIGGSYNVLSTDIFKQVVGQQNFSMGAVTSILLLLPALLAFTVDRWVQKKQKSLFDTRSVAYQPEPNTMRDGLCFLYCTLISAAVVIVLGMAIYGSMVTFWPWNKALTLNNYNFAEMSTYGWTPFFNSLTLGAWTAIIGTVLIFLGAYCIEKGRAFGPVRQAMQMLSVVPMAVPGMVLGLGYIFYFNDLSNPLNFLYGTMAFLVINTVVHYYTVGHMTALTALKQLPSEIEATAASVNLPQYKLFFKVTVPVCLPAILDIATYLFINALTTTSAVVFLYSTDTIPASVSVLNMDDAGQTGAAAAMAVMIMISAASAKLIHLLINKLFEKRTQAWRKR; encoded by the coding sequence ATGGAATCGACTCAAATGATGCAATCTAAGCTGCTATTTCAACGACGAGTACAACCTTTTCTTGCTCGGTTGAGTAAAGACAACGTTATCCTATTTGGGCTGCTGGCATTTTTGTCTGTAGTCATGACACTGTTTATCTTGATGCCACTGTGGGCAATGTTGAAAAAGAGTGTTCAAAACGCAGATGGTGAATTTGTCGGTTTGCAGAATTTCGCGACGTATTTCGCTTCTCAAAGCTTGTGGCAATCCGTTGGTAACACTTTCACCTTGGGTTTGTTGGTTACGACTGTCGTTGGTGTTTTAGCGTTTGGTTATGCCTATGCTTTGACACGTTCATGCATGCCTTTTAAGGGGCTATTTCAGGTACTAGGCTCTGCGCCGATTCTTGCGCCGTCATTGCTTCCAGCAATCAGTTTGATCTTCCTATTTGGTAACCAAGGTATCGCCAAAGAAGTCTTGGGTGGAAACTCAGTATACGGTTTGATTGGTATCTCACTTGGCTTGATATTTTGGACTTTTCCGCATGCCTTGATGATTCTAACAACTTCACTCAGAACGTCCGATGCCCGTCTTTATGAGGCAGCACGAGCACTGAATACTTCATCGCTTAAAACCTTCTTCATGGTGACCTTACCTGCAGCTAAGTATGGCTTGATCAGCACTCTGATCGTGGTGTTTACGCTGGTGGTTTGTGACTTTGGTGTACCAAAGGTTATTGGCGGCAGCTACAACGTTCTATCGACGGACATCTTTAAACAAGTGGTTGGTCAACAAAACTTCTCGATGGGTGCGGTGACCAGTATCTTGTTGCTGTTGCCTGCTTTGCTTGCCTTTACAGTAGATCGCTGGGTGCAAAAGAAACAGAAGAGCTTGTTTGATACTCGTTCTGTCGCGTACCAACCAGAACCAAATACCATGCGTGATGGCTTGTGTTTCCTTTACTGCACACTTATTTCGGCTGCTGTCGTTATCGTGTTGGGCATGGCGATATACGGTTCTATGGTGACTTTCTGGCCATGGAATAAAGCACTCACCTTGAATAACTACAACTTCGCAGAAATGAGTACCTATGGTTGGACTCCGTTCTTCAACTCTCTAACACTTGGCGCATGGACAGCCATTATCGGTACTGTATTAATTTTCTTGGGTGCGTACTGCATAGAGAAGGGCAGAGCATTTGGTCCTGTTCGTCAGGCGATGCAGATGCTCAGTGTTGTGCCGATGGCGGTTCCGGGGATGGTGTTAGGCTTGGGGTATATTTTCTACTTTAATGACTTAAGTAACCCACTCAACTTCTTGTATGGCACGATGGCATTCTTGGTTATTAATACCGTGGTTCACTACTATACAGTAGGACACATGACGGCGTTAACTGCACTGAAACAGCTACCTTCGGAAATTGAAGCTACGGCTGCCTCGGTTAACTTACCGCAATACAAGTTGTTCTTTAAAGTGACGGTACCTGTTTGTCTGCCTGCGATTTTAGATATTGCGACATACCTGTTTATTAATGCACTTACCACGACATCTGCGGTAGTATTCTTGTATTCTACCGATACGATACCTGCGTCAGTTTCAGTACTGAATATGGATGATGCGGGACAAACCGGTGCAGCAGCAGCCATGGCGGTGATGATCATGATATCTGCGGCGAGTGCGAAGTTGATTCATTTGTTAATCAACAAGTTATTTGAGAAGCGCACCCAAGCTTGGCGCAAGCGCTAG
- a CDS encoding HAD-IB family hydrolase has translation MTTPLYVFDLDETLMDGNSAMIWNEFLVEKGLANEPSFLNEERRLMTLYVQGILNEDTYLEFATRSLAKKTHQEVCALLEECIDSKVLSKIFPQVMQGSWSSKTQGQPVVIISAIVSFIPACVAKRLNIPNVVGIELMEESAQYTAKILGLPNHPYGKSVGLKEWLEQHSTSSHQRQNSGESINDLPQYELADRPHLVNPHERLTVRSDSAPWCALY, from the coding sequence ATGACGACCCCGCTGTATGTATTTGATCTAGATGAAACACTCATGGACGGAAACAGCGCCATGATTTGGAATGAGTTTTTGGTTGAGAAAGGCTTAGCGAATGAACCTAGCTTTCTGAACGAAGAACGCCGACTAATGACACTGTACGTTCAAGGTATTCTTAATGAAGATACTTACCTTGAATTTGCTACACGCTCTCTAGCGAAAAAGACACATCAAGAGGTGTGTGCTTTGTTAGAAGAGTGTATTGATAGCAAAGTTCTGAGCAAGATCTTTCCTCAAGTGATGCAGGGGAGTTGGTCTTCCAAAACACAAGGGCAGCCGGTGGTGATCATTTCTGCGATTGTCTCATTCATTCCTGCGTGCGTAGCGAAAAGGCTTAATATTCCAAATGTTGTCGGCATCGAATTGATGGAAGAATCGGCTCAATACACTGCCAAGATTCTAGGGCTTCCAAATCATCCATACGGCAAGAGTGTTGGTTTGAAAGAGTGGCTAGAGCAGCACAGTACTTCGTCTCATCAACGTCAAAACAGTGGTGAGTCAATCAATGACTTGCCTCAATATGAATTGGCCGATCGCCCACATCTAGTTAATCCACACGAACGTTTAACTGTTCGTTCGGACTCTGCTCCATGGTGTGCGCTCTACTGA
- a CDS encoding putative 2-aminoethylphosphonate ABC transporter ATP-binding protein, translating into MSNQTYLNIENVVKQFGQFTALKDISLSIEKGEFVCFLGPSGCGKTTLLRAIAGLDLPTSGSIEQNGNDTTFLPPEKRDFGIVFQSYALFPNLTVEENIAIGLKNQGMSTKEALETVESWLETIGLPTSGQKFPNQLSGGQQQRVALARALALSPGLLLLDEPLSALDAKVRTHLRDEICQLQRKLGITTIMVTHDQDEALTMADRIVVMNHGVIEQVGAPQEIYQKPVSRFVAEFVGSMNFIQASVAAQGKMRIAESMLPLPGLDNLTPKQGDVFDIAVRPEQIQFVDRFNESLPVRIVSSEFLGAFYRVECELQHDSTAKEIIVDVPVKEFNRLKLRRSDIRYVAFDQEGMRAYPSKSLQVMKDEAA; encoded by the coding sequence ATGAGCAACCAAACTTATTTGAATATTGAAAACGTTGTAAAGCAATTTGGCCAATTTACAGCGCTAAAAGACATCTCCTTATCGATTGAAAAAGGCGAGTTCGTCTGTTTCCTTGGCCCGTCTGGCTGTGGAAAAACCACCTTATTACGTGCTATTGCAGGTTTAGATTTACCAACTTCAGGCTCTATCGAGCAAAACGGTAATGACACGACCTTCTTACCACCAGAAAAGCGCGACTTTGGCATTGTGTTCCAGTCTTACGCTTTGTTCCCGAATCTTACGGTGGAAGAAAACATTGCGATTGGCCTTAAAAATCAAGGCATGTCGACCAAAGAAGCCCTTGAAACTGTGGAATCTTGGTTAGAAACCATAGGCTTACCAACGTCGGGTCAGAAATTCCCAAATCAACTGTCTGGTGGACAGCAGCAGCGTGTGGCTTTGGCTCGCGCTCTGGCTTTGTCTCCGGGCTTGCTACTCCTTGATGAACCGCTGTCTGCATTGGATGCGAAAGTAAGAACACACCTACGCGACGAGATCTGTCAACTGCAACGCAAGTTGGGTATCACCACTATTATGGTAACGCACGATCAAGATGAAGCCTTGACCATGGCTGACCGCATTGTGGTGATGAATCATGGAGTCATCGAGCAAGTCGGTGCTCCGCAAGAGATCTATCAAAAGCCAGTGAGCCGTTTTGTGGCGGAGTTTGTGGGCAGTATGAACTTCATTCAAGCGTCTGTAGCAGCTCAAGGCAAAATGCGTATCGCTGAATCTATGTTGCCACTGCCTGGGTTAGACAACCTGACGCCAAAGCAGGGTGATGTGTTTGATATCGCGGTTCGTCCAGAGCAAATTCAGTTTGTTGATCGTTTTAATGAATCTTTACCTGTTCGAATCGTATCAAGCGAATTTCTAGGAGCGTTCTATCGCGTGGAGTGCGAGTTACAGCACGACTCAACCGCGAAAGAGATCATCGTTGATGTGCCCGTGAAGGAGTTCAACCGATTGAAGCTGCGCCGCAGTGATATTCGTTACGTGGCATTTGATCAAGAAGGCATGAGAGCTTACCCATCGAAAAGCTTGCAAGTGATGAAAGACGAGGCGGCGTAA
- a CDS encoding FAD-dependent oxidoreductase, whose protein sequence is MTKHYSYWFKQALETEFGSIDAGLESAKPLEKDVNCDIAIVGGGYTGLWTAILIKKQQPQKHVVVIEKGLCGSGASGANGGCMLTWSTKYPTLKKLYGKEQAKWLVKESEKVIYEIEAFCNDHNIDAHLYRSGTYYMATNEAQQGGMEPVVNELVKQGINSWKKCDKSLPDKAGSERHIEGYYSEAAGSVQPALLARGLRRVAIDLGVEIHENTEMTSLDYGSPARIQTKGGSVFADKVILALNAWMLDHFKEFKRSIVVVSSDMVVTKPIPEKLKQFGPEKGAAVVDSRIFVHYYRDTQDGRLMLGKGGNKFSFANQVESMFNQTTNYLPILNQSFQKLFPKLEQSEFDYNWSGGSDRSVTGLPFFGNLKGQNNIYYGLGYSGNGVAQTRMGGKILSSMVLGTDNAWTCCGLTKGPLGHFPPEPYRWVGAMVVRDAVRRKENAEDSGNTPLWLDKQLAKLAGAAGKADKVE, encoded by the coding sequence ATGACAAAACACTATTCATATTGGTTCAAGCAAGCACTAGAAACGGAATTTGGCAGCATAGATGCTGGTCTAGAATCCGCGAAGCCACTTGAAAAAGACGTTAACTGCGACATCGCTATTGTTGGCGGCGGTTACACAGGATTATGGACGGCGATTTTAATCAAAAAGCAGCAACCTCAAAAGCATGTTGTAGTGATTGAAAAAGGCTTGTGTGGCAGTGGCGCTTCTGGCGCGAACGGTGGCTGCATGTTGACGTGGTCGACTAAGTATCCAACGTTGAAGAAGCTATACGGCAAAGAACAAGCAAAATGGTTGGTTAAAGAATCGGAAAAGGTCATTTACGAGATCGAAGCTTTTTGTAACGACCACAACATCGACGCGCATCTGTATCGCAGCGGCACTTATTACATGGCAACCAATGAAGCGCAACAAGGTGGAATGGAACCTGTTGTGAATGAGTTGGTCAAGCAAGGCATAAATAGTTGGAAGAAGTGTGACAAATCTTTGCCTGATAAAGCGGGATCGGAGCGTCATATAGAAGGCTATTATTCGGAAGCCGCGGGCAGTGTGCAACCCGCTCTATTGGCGAGAGGGTTACGCCGAGTTGCTATTGATCTAGGTGTCGAAATTCACGAAAACACAGAGATGACTTCGCTCGATTATGGCTCTCCGGCTCGAATCCAAACCAAGGGCGGATCTGTCTTTGCCGACAAAGTGATTTTGGCGCTTAACGCATGGATGCTTGATCACTTCAAAGAGTTCAAACGCAGTATTGTGGTTGTCTCGTCAGATATGGTGGTGACCAAACCAATTCCAGAAAAACTTAAACAGTTTGGTCCAGAGAAAGGAGCAGCGGTGGTGGACTCCCGTATTTTTGTCCACTACTACCGAGATACCCAAGATGGAAGGCTGATGCTTGGTAAAGGTGGCAATAAATTCTCGTTTGCCAACCAAGTAGAAAGCATGTTTAACCAAACGACTAATTATCTGCCGATTCTCAATCAATCCTTCCAAAAATTGTTCCCTAAACTGGAGCAAAGTGAATTCGATTACAACTGGTCGGGAGGCTCAGATCGATCGGTAACAGGATTGCCATTTTTCGGTAATCTAAAAGGCCAAAACAACATCTATTATGGGCTCGGTTACTCAGGTAATGGTGTTGCTCAAACTCGTATGGGCGGAAAGATCTTGTCGTCCATGGTACTCGGTACTGATAACGCTTGGACGTGTTGCGGCCTCACCAAAGGACCGCTTGGCCATTTCCCGCCAGAGCCATACCGTTGGGTAGGGGCAATGGTGGTTCGTGATGCAGTACGAAGAAAAGAGAACGCGGAAGATTCTGGTAACACACCATTGTGGCTGGATAAGCAATTGGCAAAGCTGGCTGGTGCGGCAGGTAAAGCCGACAAGGTAGAGTAA